A DNA window from Guyparkeria halophila contains the following coding sequences:
- the rapZ gene encoding RNase adapter RapZ, with translation MTRPLPRLILVTGQSGSGKSVALAALEDSGFYCIDNLPPDLLDHLAESYLEGGIVARGIAISIDARAPEQSLANLPDRIDRLKERLPQLQISSLFLEADRQRLITRFSETRRRHPLSYQIDNLVEAIAREGQLLMPIRAYADLVIDTSLTTVHQLREDVRARLIGEKESGPRILIQSFGFKFGIPLDSDFLFDVRFLPNPHWAAALRSHSGLDQPVVDYLEQHPVTHETRARIADFLAHMLTEASHSDRSYLTCSVGCTGGKHRSVYIVEQIACDLRPTFANLVVRHRDLGNH, from the coding sequence ATGACCAGACCGTTACCGCGCTTGATACTCGTCACGGGGCAATCCGGCTCCGGCAAGTCCGTGGCCCTGGCCGCGCTGGAAGACAGCGGGTTCTACTGCATCGACAACCTGCCGCCGGACCTGCTCGACCATCTCGCCGAAAGCTACCTGGAAGGCGGCATCGTCGCCCGGGGGATCGCAATCAGCATCGATGCGCGTGCGCCCGAGCAATCGCTGGCCAACCTGCCCGACCGAATCGACCGACTCAAGGAGCGCCTGCCGCAACTGCAGATCAGCAGCCTGTTCCTGGAGGCCGACCGTCAACGCCTGATCACCCGCTTTTCCGAGACACGTCGACGCCACCCACTCTCCTACCAGATCGACAACCTGGTCGAGGCGATCGCGCGCGAGGGTCAACTGCTGATGCCCATCCGCGCCTACGCCGACCTGGTCATCGACACCAGCCTGACAACCGTCCACCAGCTCCGCGAGGACGTGCGTGCGCGCCTGATCGGTGAAAAGGAGTCCGGTCCACGCATCCTGATCCAGTCGTTCGGCTTCAAGTTCGGCATCCCGCTCGATTCCGACTTCCTGTTCGATGTGCGCTTCCTTCCCAACCCGCATTGGGCGGCAGCGCTGCGTTCGCACAGCGGTCTCGACCAACCGGTCGTGGACTACCTGGAACAGCACCCCGTGACCCACGAGACCCGCGCGCGCATCGCGGACTTTCTTGCTCACATGCTGACCGAGGCAAGCCACAGTGATCGCAGTTATCTGACCTGCTCGGTCGGCTGCACCGGCGGCAAGCACCGCTCGGTCTACATCGTCGAGCAGATCGCCTGCGATCTGCGGCCGACCTTCGCCAACCTGGTGGTGCGGCATCGTGATCTCGGCAACCACTGA